In Sander vitreus isolate 19-12246 chromosome 7, sanVit1, whole genome shotgun sequence, a genomic segment contains:
- the atp13a2 gene encoding polyamine-transporting ATPase 13A2 isoform X3 — protein MDVQGYKWVRWRLWLCRLAAVLSLGVLLIVFHWRPRLAVLARCCSCPLALADILLIRDSFGQQHVVEVLTEEMDSSSLEMVVELEENEWRDTVQLHKEEKTLLRYYLFKGLRYIWLGRKGAFCRVSVLNEDWTCNDVYGFQKGLSHLEQSLRRCLYGPNLIDVQVKSYVKLLFEEVLNPFYVFQVFSITLWIVDNYYYYAICIFIISILSIGISLYEIRKQSVTLRNMARLVTNVTIRRNSGVEELVSSEELAPGDCLIIPQEGLLLPCDAALLAGECLVNESMLTGESVPVLKTPLLASEGRYSSDTERRHTLFCGTQLIQAKGGGPGGSGAVAVVTSTGFFTAKGNLVSSILYPHPTDFRFYQDSAKFLLILGFVAFVGTIYSFVVLFKSGVTWLELVVMSLDVVTIAVPPALSAAITTGTIYAQRRLKSQGVFCISPPRINICGKVSLFCFDKTGTLTEDGMDVWGVMEGGPAGFSELVPDPRLLHTGPMLSGLACCHTVTLLQGQPLGDPLELKMVESTGWTLHEPEGDGNVLDAEFGGHRVLAVLRPPNQQPQAQGASTCEAVAIVQRFPFSSALQRMSVVTVARGRCSALAFMKGSPEMVASLCRAETVPGQFSSKLHSFSSEGLRVLALAYKPVDGNADLRTIERGEVEKDMQFLGLMIMKNLVKPESAQVINMLRLAQLRSVMVTGDNILTAVNVAKSCGMVGFDDKVIFVNATPHTAQSIPTLRFSLEDRGEVITQGLYQGGFDYHLAINGKSFAALCDHFPEYLPKVLLRATVFARMAPDQKTQLVKELQKLNYKVGMCGDGANDCGALRAADVGVSLSEAEASVASPFTSKTENISCVPLLIREGRCSLVTSFSLFRYMASYSLIQLCAVLTLYTVRTRMSDMQFLVCDFFLVTTLAIVMGRGGPSDKLDPSRPSASLLSLPVLGSLFIHTCVIVLGQLAVLFITTSQDWSVKRYVPINSTRIGADNLPNMEDTSVFALSGFQYIIMAVVVTKGYPHKKPLYYNWIFLCVLLILFALMTWLVLNPGPVLKILKLYDFSDMNFKMLLIALAALNFLICFFVEVLIDLGILNCLRLLRGRRESKKPYKRLNILLSESPSWPPLNQTLSPRDYTVIQFS, from the exons ATG GATGTTCAGGGGTATAAGTGGGTGCGCTGGAGGTTGTGGTTGTGTCGTCTGGCTGCTGTGCTGTCCTTGGGTGTCCTCCTGATTGTGTTTCACTGGCGCCCAAGGCTTGCTGTCCTGGCCCGCTGCTGTTCCTGCCCTCTTGCTTTGGCAGATATTCTGCTAATAAGA GACAGTTTTGGCCAGCAGCATGTGGTGGAGGTCCTCACAGAGGAGATGGATAGCAGCAG TTTGGAAATGGTGGTAGAGCTGGAGGAAAATGAATGGAGAGATACAGTTCAGCTGCACAAGGAGGAG AAAACGCTGCTGCGCTACTACCTGTTTAAAGGACTGCGCTACATCTGGCTGGGCAGGAAAGGAGCTTTCTGTCGTGTCAG TGTCCTCAATGAGGACTGGACCTGCAATGATGTGTATGGCTTCCAAAAGGGCCTGAGTCACCTGGAGCAAAGCCTCAG GAGATGCCTGTATGGGCCGAACCTTATTGATGTGCAGGTGAAGTCTTACGTGAAACTGCTGTTTGAGGAG GTCCTCAACCCATTCTATGTGTTCCAAGTGTTCAGCATCACCCTGTGGATTGttgacaattattattattacgccatttgtatatttattatcTCCATTTTATCCATCGGTATCTCACTTTATGAGATCCGCAAG CAAAGCGTCACTCTTCGCAACATGGCCCGGTTGGTCACCAATGTCACAATACGGAGAAACTCAGGAG TGGAGGAACTTGTTAGCTCAGAGGAACTGGCCCCCGGCGACTGTCTAATCATCCCTCAGGAAGGTCTGCTGCTGCCCTGTGATGCGGCCCTGCTGGCTGGGGAGTGTCTGGTCAATGAGAGCATGCTCACAG GTGAAAGTGTCCCAGTGCTAAAGACGCCACTGCTAGCTAGTGAGGGGAGGTACAGCTCAGACACTGAGCGCAGACACACCCTATTCTGTGGTACCCAGCTCATTCAGGCCAAAGGGGGAGGGCCGGGAGGCAGCGGTGCTGTTGCTGTGGTCACAAGCACCG GGTTTTTCACAGCCAAAGGTAACCTGGTCAGCTCCATTTTGTATCCTCATCCAACCGACTTCCGCTTCTACCAAGATTCTGCTAAGTTCCTGCTCATCCTTGGTTTTGTTG CTTTTGTTGGCACCATTTACAGCTTTGTGGTCCTCTTCAAATCGGGT GTGACCTGGCTGGAGTTGGTGGTTATGAGCCTGGATGTTGTGACCATCGCAGTGCCTCCTGCCCTATCTGCAGCCATCACCACTGGCACTATCTATGCCCAGCGCAGGCTGAAGAGCCAGGGCGTCTTCTGCATCAGTCCACCACGCATCAACATTTGTGGCAAGGTCTCACTCTTCTGCTTTGACAAG ACAGGGACTCTTACGGAGGACGGTATGGATGTGTGGGGAGTGATGGAGGGGGGACCTGCCGGTTTCTCAGAGCTGGTCCCAGATCCCAGACTCCTGCACACAGGCCCCATGCTCTCAGGCCTGGCCTGCTGTCACACTGTGACACTGTTGCAAGGACAGCCCCTCGGAGACCCTCTGGAGCTCAAGATGGTCGAGTCCACTGGTTGG ACACTCCATGAGCCAGAGGGAGATGGAAATGTGCTGGATGCAGAGTTTGGAGGCCACAGAGTTTTGGCTGTTTTGAGACCGCCTAATCAACAGCCTCAAGCTCAAGGAGCT TCCACATGCGAGGCGGTGGCCATTGTTCAGAGGTTTCCCTTCTCCTCGGCACTGCAGAGGATGAGTGTGGTGACGGTGGCCCGCGGCCGATGCTCGGCTCTCGCATTCATGAAAGGATCCCCAGAAATGGTGGCTAGCCTCTGCCGAGCAGAAACTG TGCCAGGGCAGTTCTCCAGCAAACTGCACAGTTTCTCCAGCGAAGGTCTCCGAGTTCTTGCACTCGCCTATAAACCAGTAGACGGGAACGCTGACTTAAGGACCATTGAACG AGGGGAGGTAGAGAAAGACATGCAGTTCCTGGGCTTGATGATCATGAAGAATCTGGTGAAGCCAGAGAGTGCCCAGGTTATTAACATGCTGAGACTGGCACAACTTCGCAGTGTCATGGTCACTG GGGACAACATTTTAACAGCAGTCAATGTAGCAAAAAGCTGTGGGATGGTAGGATTTGATGACAAGGTGATATTCGTCAATGCAACCCCCCACACTGCTCAGTCCATACCCACCCTGAGGTTCAGCCTGGAAGACAGAGGGGAGGTCATCACTCAG GGCCTGTACCAGGGTGGTTTTGACTATCACTTGGCTATTAATGGCAAGTCATTTGCTGCCCTCTGTGATCACTTCCCTGAGTATTTGCCAAAG GTTTTGCTGCGAGCCACAGTATTTGCACGCATGGCTCCTGACCAGAAAACCCAGCTAGTGAAGGAGTTGCAGAAACTTAA CTACAAGGTGGGCATGTGTGGGGACGGGGCCAACGACTGCGGGGCCCTGAGAGCTGCTGATGTTGGGGTTTCTCTGTCTGAAGCCGAGGCTTCAGTCGCGTCACCTTTCACCTCCAAGACTGAAAACATCAGCTGTGTGCCGCTGCTTATCAG AGAGGGCCGGTGTTCTCTGGTCACCTCCTTCAGTCTCTTTAGATACATGGCCAGTTACAGCCTCATTCAGCTCTGTGCTGTCCTCACCCTCTACACA GTGAGGACGAGGATGTCCGACATGCAGTTCTTggtttgtgacttttttctggTGACGACACTGGCCATTGTGATGGGGAGAGGAGGCCCCAGTGACAAGCTGGACCCCTCCAGACCCTCAGCCAGTCTGCTGTCCCTGCCTGTGCTGGGCAGCCTCTTCATCCACACCTGTGTGATTGTTCTGGGCCAGCTGGCTGTGCTCTTCATCACCACCTCACAGGACTGGTCAGTAAAAAG gtacgTTCCAATCAATTCAACAAGGATTGGCGCAGACAATCTGCCAAACATGGAGGACACCAGTGTGTTTGCCTTGTCAGGTTTCCAGTACATCATCATGGCTGTGGTGGTCACCAAGGGATACCCTCACAAGAAACCCTTATACTACAATT GGATTTTCCTCTGTGTACTATTGATCCTCTTTGCCCTGATGACTTGGCTGGTGTTGAATCCTGGGCCTGTCCTTAAAATACTTAAACTGTACGACTTCTCTGATATGAATTTCAAAATGCTGCTCATCGCTCTGGCTGCTCTTAACttcctcatttgtttttttgtggag gtgCTGATAGATTTGGGTATCCTGAACTGTCTTCGGTTGCTGCGTGGGAGGCGTGAATCCAAGAAACCGTATAAACGTCTTAATATCCTTCTGTCTGAATCCCCCTCATGGCCGCCCCTTAATCAAACCCTGTCACCCAGAGATTACACAGTCATCCAATTTAGCTAG
- the atp13a2 gene encoding polyamine-transporting ATPase 13A2 isoform X6: MDSSSLEMVVELEENEWRDTVQLHKEEKTLLRYYLFKGLRYIWLGRKGAFCRVSVLNEDWTCNDVYGFQKGLSHLEQSLRRCLYGPNLIDVQVKSYVKLLFEEVLNPFYVFQVFSITLWIVDNYYYYAICIFIISILSIGISLYEIRKQSVTLRNMARLVTNVTIRRNSGVEELVSSEELAPGDCLIIPQEGLLLPCDAALLAGECLVNESMLTGESVPVLKTPLLASEGRYSSDTERRHTLFCGTQLIQAKGGGPGGSGAVAVVTSTGFFTAKGNLVSSILYPHPTDFRFYQDSAKFLLILGFVAFVGTIYSFVVLFKSGVTWLELVVMSLDVVTIAVPPALSAAITTGTIYAQRRLKSQGVFCISPPRINICGKVSLFCFDKTGTLTEDGMDVWGVMEGGPAGFSELVPDPRLLHTGPMLSGLACCHTVTLLQGQPLGDPLELKMVESTGWTLHEPEGDGNVLDAEFGGHRVLAVLRPPNQQPQAQGASTCEAVAIVQRFPFSSALQRMSVVTVARGRCSALAFMKGSPEMVASLCRAETVPGQFSSKLHSFSSEGLRVLALAYKPVDGNADLRTIERGEVEKDMQFLGLMIMKNLVKPESAQVINMLRLAQLRSVMVTGDNILTAVNVAKSCGMVGFDDKVIFVNATPHTAQSIPTLRFSLEDRGEVITQGLYQGGFDYHLAINGKSFAALCDHFPEYLPKVLLRATVFARMAPDQKTQLVKELQKLNYKVGMCGDGANDCGALRAADVGVSLSEAEASVASPFTSKTENISCVPLLIREGRCSLVTSFSLFRYMASYSLIQLCAVLTLYTVRTRMSDMQFLVCDFFLVTTLAIVMGRGGPSDKLDPSRPSASLLSLPVLGSLFIHTCVIVLGQLAVLFITTSQDWSVKRYVPINSTRIGADNLPNMEDTSVFALSGFQYIIMAVVVTKGYPHKKPLYYNWIFLCVLLILFALMTWLVLNPGPVLKILKLYDFSDMNFKMLLIALAALNFLICFFVEVLIDLGILNCLRLLRGRRESKKPYKRLNILLSESPSWPPLNQTLSPRDYTVIQFS; encoded by the exons ATGGATAGCAGCAG TTTGGAAATGGTGGTAGAGCTGGAGGAAAATGAATGGAGAGATACAGTTCAGCTGCACAAGGAGGAG AAAACGCTGCTGCGCTACTACCTGTTTAAAGGACTGCGCTACATCTGGCTGGGCAGGAAAGGAGCTTTCTGTCGTGTCAG TGTCCTCAATGAGGACTGGACCTGCAATGATGTGTATGGCTTCCAAAAGGGCCTGAGTCACCTGGAGCAAAGCCTCAG GAGATGCCTGTATGGGCCGAACCTTATTGATGTGCAGGTGAAGTCTTACGTGAAACTGCTGTTTGAGGAG GTCCTCAACCCATTCTATGTGTTCCAAGTGTTCAGCATCACCCTGTGGATTGttgacaattattattattacgccatttgtatatttattatcTCCATTTTATCCATCGGTATCTCACTTTATGAGATCCGCAAG CAAAGCGTCACTCTTCGCAACATGGCCCGGTTGGTCACCAATGTCACAATACGGAGAAACTCAGGAG TGGAGGAACTTGTTAGCTCAGAGGAACTGGCCCCCGGCGACTGTCTAATCATCCCTCAGGAAGGTCTGCTGCTGCCCTGTGATGCGGCCCTGCTGGCTGGGGAGTGTCTGGTCAATGAGAGCATGCTCACAG GTGAAAGTGTCCCAGTGCTAAAGACGCCACTGCTAGCTAGTGAGGGGAGGTACAGCTCAGACACTGAGCGCAGACACACCCTATTCTGTGGTACCCAGCTCATTCAGGCCAAAGGGGGAGGGCCGGGAGGCAGCGGTGCTGTTGCTGTGGTCACAAGCACCG GGTTTTTCACAGCCAAAGGTAACCTGGTCAGCTCCATTTTGTATCCTCATCCAACCGACTTCCGCTTCTACCAAGATTCTGCTAAGTTCCTGCTCATCCTTGGTTTTGTTG CTTTTGTTGGCACCATTTACAGCTTTGTGGTCCTCTTCAAATCGGGT GTGACCTGGCTGGAGTTGGTGGTTATGAGCCTGGATGTTGTGACCATCGCAGTGCCTCCTGCCCTATCTGCAGCCATCACCACTGGCACTATCTATGCCCAGCGCAGGCTGAAGAGCCAGGGCGTCTTCTGCATCAGTCCACCACGCATCAACATTTGTGGCAAGGTCTCACTCTTCTGCTTTGACAAG ACAGGGACTCTTACGGAGGACGGTATGGATGTGTGGGGAGTGATGGAGGGGGGACCTGCCGGTTTCTCAGAGCTGGTCCCAGATCCCAGACTCCTGCACACAGGCCCCATGCTCTCAGGCCTGGCCTGCTGTCACACTGTGACACTGTTGCAAGGACAGCCCCTCGGAGACCCTCTGGAGCTCAAGATGGTCGAGTCCACTGGTTGG ACACTCCATGAGCCAGAGGGAGATGGAAATGTGCTGGATGCAGAGTTTGGAGGCCACAGAGTTTTGGCTGTTTTGAGACCGCCTAATCAACAGCCTCAAGCTCAAGGAGCT TCCACATGCGAGGCGGTGGCCATTGTTCAGAGGTTTCCCTTCTCCTCGGCACTGCAGAGGATGAGTGTGGTGACGGTGGCCCGCGGCCGATGCTCGGCTCTCGCATTCATGAAAGGATCCCCAGAAATGGTGGCTAGCCTCTGCCGAGCAGAAACTG TGCCAGGGCAGTTCTCCAGCAAACTGCACAGTTTCTCCAGCGAAGGTCTCCGAGTTCTTGCACTCGCCTATAAACCAGTAGACGGGAACGCTGACTTAAGGACCATTGAACG AGGGGAGGTAGAGAAAGACATGCAGTTCCTGGGCTTGATGATCATGAAGAATCTGGTGAAGCCAGAGAGTGCCCAGGTTATTAACATGCTGAGACTGGCACAACTTCGCAGTGTCATGGTCACTG GGGACAACATTTTAACAGCAGTCAATGTAGCAAAAAGCTGTGGGATGGTAGGATTTGATGACAAGGTGATATTCGTCAATGCAACCCCCCACACTGCTCAGTCCATACCCACCCTGAGGTTCAGCCTGGAAGACAGAGGGGAGGTCATCACTCAG GGCCTGTACCAGGGTGGTTTTGACTATCACTTGGCTATTAATGGCAAGTCATTTGCTGCCCTCTGTGATCACTTCCCTGAGTATTTGCCAAAG GTTTTGCTGCGAGCCACAGTATTTGCACGCATGGCTCCTGACCAGAAAACCCAGCTAGTGAAGGAGTTGCAGAAACTTAA CTACAAGGTGGGCATGTGTGGGGACGGGGCCAACGACTGCGGGGCCCTGAGAGCTGCTGATGTTGGGGTTTCTCTGTCTGAAGCCGAGGCTTCAGTCGCGTCACCTTTCACCTCCAAGACTGAAAACATCAGCTGTGTGCCGCTGCTTATCAG AGAGGGCCGGTGTTCTCTGGTCACCTCCTTCAGTCTCTTTAGATACATGGCCAGTTACAGCCTCATTCAGCTCTGTGCTGTCCTCACCCTCTACACA GTGAGGACGAGGATGTCCGACATGCAGTTCTTggtttgtgacttttttctggTGACGACACTGGCCATTGTGATGGGGAGAGGAGGCCCCAGTGACAAGCTGGACCCCTCCAGACCCTCAGCCAGTCTGCTGTCCCTGCCTGTGCTGGGCAGCCTCTTCATCCACACCTGTGTGATTGTTCTGGGCCAGCTGGCTGTGCTCTTCATCACCACCTCACAGGACTGGTCAGTAAAAAG gtacgTTCCAATCAATTCAACAAGGATTGGCGCAGACAATCTGCCAAACATGGAGGACACCAGTGTGTTTGCCTTGTCAGGTTTCCAGTACATCATCATGGCTGTGGTGGTCACCAAGGGATACCCTCACAAGAAACCCTTATACTACAATT GGATTTTCCTCTGTGTACTATTGATCCTCTTTGCCCTGATGACTTGGCTGGTGTTGAATCCTGGGCCTGTCCTTAAAATACTTAAACTGTACGACTTCTCTGATATGAATTTCAAAATGCTGCTCATCGCTCTGGCTGCTCTTAACttcctcatttgtttttttgtggag gtgCTGATAGATTTGGGTATCCTGAACTGTCTTCGGTTGCTGCGTGGGAGGCGTGAATCCAAGAAACCGTATAAACGTCTTAATATCCTTCTGTCTGAATCCCCCTCATGGCCGCCCCTTAATCAAACCCTGTCACCCAGAGATTACACAGTCATCCAATTTAGCTAG
- the atp13a2 gene encoding polyamine-transporting ATPase 13A2 isoform X1, which yields MMDTVRRGSVVEPQSGLPSPSTRHPLLSPDSHMDVQGYKWVRWRLWLCRLAAVLSLGVLLIVFHWRPRLAVLARCCSCPLALADILLIRDSFGQQHVVEVLTEEMDSSSLEMVVELEENEWRDTVQLHKEEKTLLRYYLFKGLRYIWLGRKGAFCRVSVLNEDWTCNDVYGFQKGLSHLEQSLRRCLYGPNLIDVQVKSYVKLLFEEVLNPFYVFQVFSITLWIVDNYYYYAICIFIISILSIGISLYEIRKQSVTLRNMARLVTNVTIRRNSGVEELVSSEELAPGDCLIIPQEGLLLPCDAALLAGECLVNESMLTGESVPVLKTPLLASEGRYSSDTERRHTLFCGTQLIQAKGGGPGGSGAVAVVTSTGFFTAKGNLVSSILYPHPTDFRFYQDSAKFLLILGFVAFVGTIYSFVVLFKSGVTWLELVVMSLDVVTIAVPPALSAAITTGTIYAQRRLKSQGVFCISPPRINICGKVSLFCFDKTGTLTEDGMDVWGVMEGGPAGFSELVPDPRLLHTGPMLSGLACCHTVTLLQGQPLGDPLELKMVESTGWTLHEPEGDGNVLDAEFGGHRVLAVLRPPNQQPQAQGASTCEAVAIVQRFPFSSALQRMSVVTVARGRCSALAFMKGSPEMVASLCRAETVPGQFSSKLHSFSSEGLRVLALAYKPVDGNADLRTIERGEVEKDMQFLGLMIMKNLVKPESAQVINMLRLAQLRSVMVTGDNILTAVNVAKSCGMVGFDDKVIFVNATPHTAQSIPTLRFSLEDRGEVITQGLYQGGFDYHLAINGKSFAALCDHFPEYLPKVLLRATVFARMAPDQKTQLVKELQKLNYKVGMCGDGANDCGALRAADVGVSLSEAEASVASPFTSKTENISCVPLLIREGRCSLVTSFSLFRYMASYSLIQLCAVLTLYTVRTRMSDMQFLVCDFFLVTTLAIVMGRGGPSDKLDPSRPSASLLSLPVLGSLFIHTCVIVLGQLAVLFITTSQDWSVKRYVPINSTRIGADNLPNMEDTSVFALSGFQYIIMAVVVTKGYPHKKPLYYNWIFLCVLLILFALMTWLVLNPGPVLKILKLYDFSDMNFKMLLIALAALNFLICFFVEVLIDLGILNCLRLLRGRRESKKPYKRLNILLSESPSWPPLNQTLSPRDYTVIQFS from the exons ATGATGGATACCGTTAGGCGTG GTAGTGTGGTGGAGCCGCAGAGCGGACTCCCGTCACCCAGTACACGACACCCACTGCTCAGTCCGGACTCTCACATG GATGTTCAGGGGTATAAGTGGGTGCGCTGGAGGTTGTGGTTGTGTCGTCTGGCTGCTGTGCTGTCCTTGGGTGTCCTCCTGATTGTGTTTCACTGGCGCCCAAGGCTTGCTGTCCTGGCCCGCTGCTGTTCCTGCCCTCTTGCTTTGGCAGATATTCTGCTAATAAGA GACAGTTTTGGCCAGCAGCATGTGGTGGAGGTCCTCACAGAGGAGATGGATAGCAGCAG TTTGGAAATGGTGGTAGAGCTGGAGGAAAATGAATGGAGAGATACAGTTCAGCTGCACAAGGAGGAG AAAACGCTGCTGCGCTACTACCTGTTTAAAGGACTGCGCTACATCTGGCTGGGCAGGAAAGGAGCTTTCTGTCGTGTCAG TGTCCTCAATGAGGACTGGACCTGCAATGATGTGTATGGCTTCCAAAAGGGCCTGAGTCACCTGGAGCAAAGCCTCAG GAGATGCCTGTATGGGCCGAACCTTATTGATGTGCAGGTGAAGTCTTACGTGAAACTGCTGTTTGAGGAG GTCCTCAACCCATTCTATGTGTTCCAAGTGTTCAGCATCACCCTGTGGATTGttgacaattattattattacgccatttgtatatttattatcTCCATTTTATCCATCGGTATCTCACTTTATGAGATCCGCAAG CAAAGCGTCACTCTTCGCAACATGGCCCGGTTGGTCACCAATGTCACAATACGGAGAAACTCAGGAG TGGAGGAACTTGTTAGCTCAGAGGAACTGGCCCCCGGCGACTGTCTAATCATCCCTCAGGAAGGTCTGCTGCTGCCCTGTGATGCGGCCCTGCTGGCTGGGGAGTGTCTGGTCAATGAGAGCATGCTCACAG GTGAAAGTGTCCCAGTGCTAAAGACGCCACTGCTAGCTAGTGAGGGGAGGTACAGCTCAGACACTGAGCGCAGACACACCCTATTCTGTGGTACCCAGCTCATTCAGGCCAAAGGGGGAGGGCCGGGAGGCAGCGGTGCTGTTGCTGTGGTCACAAGCACCG GGTTTTTCACAGCCAAAGGTAACCTGGTCAGCTCCATTTTGTATCCTCATCCAACCGACTTCCGCTTCTACCAAGATTCTGCTAAGTTCCTGCTCATCCTTGGTTTTGTTG CTTTTGTTGGCACCATTTACAGCTTTGTGGTCCTCTTCAAATCGGGT GTGACCTGGCTGGAGTTGGTGGTTATGAGCCTGGATGTTGTGACCATCGCAGTGCCTCCTGCCCTATCTGCAGCCATCACCACTGGCACTATCTATGCCCAGCGCAGGCTGAAGAGCCAGGGCGTCTTCTGCATCAGTCCACCACGCATCAACATTTGTGGCAAGGTCTCACTCTTCTGCTTTGACAAG ACAGGGACTCTTACGGAGGACGGTATGGATGTGTGGGGAGTGATGGAGGGGGGACCTGCCGGTTTCTCAGAGCTGGTCCCAGATCCCAGACTCCTGCACACAGGCCCCATGCTCTCAGGCCTGGCCTGCTGTCACACTGTGACACTGTTGCAAGGACAGCCCCTCGGAGACCCTCTGGAGCTCAAGATGGTCGAGTCCACTGGTTGG ACACTCCATGAGCCAGAGGGAGATGGAAATGTGCTGGATGCAGAGTTTGGAGGCCACAGAGTTTTGGCTGTTTTGAGACCGCCTAATCAACAGCCTCAAGCTCAAGGAGCT TCCACATGCGAGGCGGTGGCCATTGTTCAGAGGTTTCCCTTCTCCTCGGCACTGCAGAGGATGAGTGTGGTGACGGTGGCCCGCGGCCGATGCTCGGCTCTCGCATTCATGAAAGGATCCCCAGAAATGGTGGCTAGCCTCTGCCGAGCAGAAACTG TGCCAGGGCAGTTCTCCAGCAAACTGCACAGTTTCTCCAGCGAAGGTCTCCGAGTTCTTGCACTCGCCTATAAACCAGTAGACGGGAACGCTGACTTAAGGACCATTGAACG AGGGGAGGTAGAGAAAGACATGCAGTTCCTGGGCTTGATGATCATGAAGAATCTGGTGAAGCCAGAGAGTGCCCAGGTTATTAACATGCTGAGACTGGCACAACTTCGCAGTGTCATGGTCACTG GGGACAACATTTTAACAGCAGTCAATGTAGCAAAAAGCTGTGGGATGGTAGGATTTGATGACAAGGTGATATTCGTCAATGCAACCCCCCACACTGCTCAGTCCATACCCACCCTGAGGTTCAGCCTGGAAGACAGAGGGGAGGTCATCACTCAG GGCCTGTACCAGGGTGGTTTTGACTATCACTTGGCTATTAATGGCAAGTCATTTGCTGCCCTCTGTGATCACTTCCCTGAGTATTTGCCAAAG GTTTTGCTGCGAGCCACAGTATTTGCACGCATGGCTCCTGACCAGAAAACCCAGCTAGTGAAGGAGTTGCAGAAACTTAA CTACAAGGTGGGCATGTGTGGGGACGGGGCCAACGACTGCGGGGCCCTGAGAGCTGCTGATGTTGGGGTTTCTCTGTCTGAAGCCGAGGCTTCAGTCGCGTCACCTTTCACCTCCAAGACTGAAAACATCAGCTGTGTGCCGCTGCTTATCAG AGAGGGCCGGTGTTCTCTGGTCACCTCCTTCAGTCTCTTTAGATACATGGCCAGTTACAGCCTCATTCAGCTCTGTGCTGTCCTCACCCTCTACACA GTGAGGACGAGGATGTCCGACATGCAGTTCTTggtttgtgacttttttctggTGACGACACTGGCCATTGTGATGGGGAGAGGAGGCCCCAGTGACAAGCTGGACCCCTCCAGACCCTCAGCCAGTCTGCTGTCCCTGCCTGTGCTGGGCAGCCTCTTCATCCACACCTGTGTGATTGTTCTGGGCCAGCTGGCTGTGCTCTTCATCACCACCTCACAGGACTGGTCAGTAAAAAG gtacgTTCCAATCAATTCAACAAGGATTGGCGCAGACAATCTGCCAAACATGGAGGACACCAGTGTGTTTGCCTTGTCAGGTTTCCAGTACATCATCATGGCTGTGGTGGTCACCAAGGGATACCCTCACAAGAAACCCTTATACTACAATT GGATTTTCCTCTGTGTACTATTGATCCTCTTTGCCCTGATGACTTGGCTGGTGTTGAATCCTGGGCCTGTCCTTAAAATACTTAAACTGTACGACTTCTCTGATATGAATTTCAAAATGCTGCTCATCGCTCTGGCTGCTCTTAACttcctcatttgtttttttgtggag gtgCTGATAGATTTGGGTATCCTGAACTGTCTTCGGTTGCTGCGTGGGAGGCGTGAATCCAAGAAACCGTATAAACGTCTTAATATCCTTCTGTCTGAATCCCCCTCATGGCCGCCCCTTAATCAAACCCTGTCACCCAGAGATTACACAGTCATCCAATTTAGCTAG